In Achromobacter spanius, the following proteins share a genomic window:
- a CDS encoding Bug family tripartite tricarboxylate transporter substrate binding protein, translating to MHAPIARRRLIAAATLTAIALALPAAQAHADYPERDVKIVVPFPAGGTADIAARVVAAELGKTWNKSVVVDNKAGAGGNVGTAEAARATADGYTLLMGTVSTHAINQSVYSKLPYDPVKDFVPVTLVIPVPNILELNPKFADKHGIRTVADLIKYLKANPDSVNMASTGNGTSTHLSGELFQTMTGTRMTHVPYKGSSPALTDVMGGSADLIFDNLPSSMGYIKGGKLRPLAVTTTARSPALPDVPTMAEAGVKGYEASSWFGLLAPAGTPPAIVEKIQRDVAAALQQEPVRAQLQAQGATPSGNTPTQFKQFMAQETVKWAEVVKTSGAKVD from the coding sequence ATGCACGCCCCCATCGCGCGACGCCGGCTGATCGCGGCCGCCACCTTGACGGCCATCGCCTTGGCGCTACCCGCCGCGCAAGCCCACGCCGACTACCCCGAACGCGACGTGAAGATCGTCGTGCCCTTCCCCGCCGGCGGCACCGCCGACATTGCGGCGCGCGTCGTGGCCGCGGAACTGGGCAAGACCTGGAACAAGTCGGTGGTGGTGGACAACAAGGCGGGCGCGGGCGGCAATGTCGGCACGGCGGAAGCCGCGCGCGCCACCGCCGACGGCTACACCTTGCTGATGGGCACCGTCAGCACGCATGCGATCAACCAGTCCGTCTACAGCAAGCTGCCCTACGATCCGGTGAAGGATTTCGTGCCAGTCACGCTGGTCATTCCTGTGCCGAACATTCTTGAGCTGAACCCGAAGTTCGCGGACAAGCACGGCATCCGCACCGTGGCCGACCTGATCAAGTACCTGAAGGCAAACCCGGATAGCGTCAACATGGCTTCCACCGGCAACGGCACGTCCACACACCTGTCGGGCGAACTGTTCCAGACCATGACGGGCACGCGCATGACGCACGTGCCGTACAAGGGCAGCAGCCCCGCGCTGACCGACGTGATGGGCGGCTCGGCCGACCTGATCTTCGACAACCTGCCCTCGTCCATGGGCTATATCAAGGGCGGCAAGCTGCGCCCGCTGGCCGTGACCACCACCGCGCGCTCGCCCGCCCTGCCCGACGTGCCGACCATGGCCGAGGCGGGCGTGAAGGGCTACGAAGCATCGAGCTGGTTCGGCCTGCTGGCCCCGGCTGGCACGCCGCCCGCCATTGTCGAGAAGATTCAGCGCGACGTCGCCGCCGCCTTGCAACAGGAGCCGGTGCGCGCGCAGTTGCAGGCGCAAGGCGCCACGCCGTCGGGCAACACGCCCACGCAGTTCAAACAATTCATGGCGCAAGAGACCGTCAAGTGGGCCGAGGTGGTGAAAACCTCGGGCGCGAAAGTCGACTGA
- a CDS encoding Bug family tripartite tricarboxylate transporter substrate binding protein → MNKLFCAAAAAGAVLLAGPTAQAADYPEKPVTMIVPFVPGGSSDITARSVTPVLSQTLGQTFVVENKPGANSAIGAQALARSTPDGYTMMVGSIGTFAINEALYKNLSYNPSKDFAYLTQAVRNPNVLVAATKFPANTVAELVAYAKKNPGSVSYASSGTGSSDHLSAVLFRQRTDSTGVDVPYKGGGAAIADLIGGQVNVSFQNLGAVQNHIKAGKLKALAITGDTRAADLPDVPTLAEAGIKDMVVYSWQGFAVPKGTPPAIVEKLSKALQDALRDPKTKQTLQGLGFEVVANTPQQFAAFQQAEVKRWKDVIQKANIQLE, encoded by the coding sequence ATGAATAAACTGTTCTGCGCGGCCGCCGCGGCGGGCGCTGTGCTACTTGCCGGGCCCACGGCCCAGGCCGCGGACTACCCGGAGAAGCCGGTCACCATGATTGTGCCGTTCGTGCCGGGCGGTTCGTCCGACATCACGGCGCGCTCGGTCACGCCGGTGCTGTCCCAGACGCTGGGCCAGACCTTCGTGGTTGAGAACAAACCCGGCGCCAACAGCGCCATCGGCGCGCAGGCGCTGGCCCGCAGCACGCCCGATGGCTACACGATGATGGTCGGCTCCATCGGCACCTTCGCCATCAACGAAGCCCTGTACAAGAATCTGTCCTACAACCCCAGCAAGGACTTCGCTTACCTGACGCAGGCAGTGCGCAACCCGAATGTGCTGGTCGCGGCTACCAAGTTCCCCGCCAACACCGTGGCCGAACTGGTTGCCTACGCGAAGAAAAATCCGGGCAGCGTGTCTTACGCCTCGTCCGGCACGGGATCGTCGGACCACCTGTCCGCCGTGCTGTTTCGCCAGCGCACGGACAGCACCGGCGTGGACGTGCCCTACAAGGGCGGCGGCGCGGCCATTGCCGACCTGATCGGCGGACAGGTCAACGTGTCGTTCCAGAACCTGGGCGCGGTGCAAAACCACATCAAGGCCGGCAAGCTCAAGGCCCTGGCCATCACGGGGGATACGCGCGCGGCCGACCTGCCCGACGTACCAACGCTGGCTGAAGCCGGCATCAAGGACATGGTGGTGTATTCGTGGCAGGGGTTCGCGGTGCCCAAGGGCACGCCGCCGGCAATCGTGGAAAAGCTGTCCAAGGCCTTGCAGGACGCGCTGCGCGACCCGAAGACCAAGCAGACGCTGCAAGGCTTGGGCTTTGAAGTCGTGGCCAACACGCCGCAGCAGTTCGCGGCGTTTCAGCAGGCCGAAGTGAAACGGTGGAAGGACGTCATCCAGAAGGCCAACATCCAACTGGAGTAA
- a CDS encoding 2-hydroxyacid dehydrogenase gives MTTKHRIIQVGSLAGSPSANKNLADGYDVVELWKFPDRKAALAEHGKGITAIVTSANFGADADLINALPDLKAICSWGVGYETIDVEAAKKRGVQVSNTPDVLTDCVADLAWGLLIAGARRMGQGERFVRAGQWGQVHGSIPLGQRVSGKKLGIVGLGRIGEAIAKRGAGFDMDVRYHNRRKRDDIAYGYEASLVDLAAWADFLVVATVGGPSTRHLVNQPVLEALGPKGIIVNIARGPVIDEAALVAALEAGKLGCAALDVFEHEPKVPQALIDSDNAVLLPHIGSATLETRLDMENLMLDNLKSYFDTGRVITPVE, from the coding sequence ATGACCACCAAGCATCGCATCATCCAGGTCGGCTCGCTGGCCGGCTCCCCCTCCGCCAACAAGAACCTTGCCGACGGCTATGACGTCGTCGAACTGTGGAAATTTCCCGACCGCAAGGCCGCGCTGGCTGAACACGGCAAGGGCATCACCGCCATCGTCACGTCGGCCAATTTCGGCGCAGACGCCGACTTGATCAACGCGCTGCCCGACCTCAAGGCCATTTGCAGTTGGGGCGTGGGTTACGAAACGATAGACGTGGAGGCCGCCAAGAAGCGTGGCGTGCAGGTCAGCAACACGCCCGACGTGCTGACGGATTGCGTGGCGGATCTGGCCTGGGGCCTGCTGATCGCGGGCGCGCGCCGCATGGGCCAGGGCGAACGCTTCGTGCGCGCCGGCCAATGGGGCCAGGTGCATGGCAGCATCCCGCTGGGCCAGCGTGTCAGCGGCAAGAAGCTGGGCATTGTGGGCCTGGGCCGCATCGGCGAAGCCATCGCCAAGCGCGGCGCGGGTTTCGACATGGACGTGCGCTATCACAACCGCAGAAAGCGCGACGACATCGCCTATGGCTACGAGGCGTCGCTGGTGGACCTGGCCGCCTGGGCCGACTTCCTGGTGGTTGCGACCGTGGGCGGACCCAGCACGCGCCATCTGGTGAACCAGCCCGTGCTGGAAGCGCTGGGCCCCAAGGGCATCATCGTCAACATCGCGCGCGGCCCCGTCATTGACGAAGCCGCGCTGGTGGCGGCGCTGGAAGCCGGCAAGCTGGGCTGCGCCGCGCTGGACGTGTTCGAACACGAACCCAAGGTGCCGCAAGCGCTGATCGACAGCGACAACGCCGTGCTGCTGCCGCACATCGGCAGCGCCACGCTGGAGACGCGCCTGGACATGGAAAACCTGATGCTGGACAACCTGAAGTCCTACTTCGACACCGGGCGCGTGATCACGCCGGTGGAGTAA
- a CDS encoding sulfite exporter TauE/SafE family protein, protein MSLLIIAVCLAAGSLIGFMGGALGIGGGLIAIPALVLLMGMSQQLAQGTALIMVLPAITVAVRKYNQQARIDRRVAAAGAAGAVVFTWVGARLALGIDSSVLRQSFAVFLFFVALFYVWQTWRAGRVAARRQRPEQSPEQRSEQPSDKHASEQRSEHPSNKHAPPRPVPILTPRRASVLGMLCGTLGGFFGVGGAVLAVPIITTVFRMSQTTAQALALCMVIPGSTIALITYAWAGQANWMVGLPMAIGSLLFVPVGVRLAYKLPERKLRVCFALLLFATVALLVFES, encoded by the coding sequence GTGAGTCTGTTGATTATTGCCGTCTGCCTGGCCGCGGGTAGCCTGATCGGTTTCATGGGCGGCGCGCTTGGCATCGGTGGTGGGCTCATCGCCATTCCCGCGCTGGTGTTGTTGATGGGCATGTCGCAGCAATTGGCGCAGGGCACCGCGTTGATCATGGTGCTGCCCGCCATTACCGTAGCGGTGCGCAAGTACAACCAGCAAGCGCGCATCGACAGGCGCGTGGCCGCGGCAGGCGCCGCGGGCGCCGTGGTGTTCACCTGGGTGGGTGCGCGATTGGCGCTGGGCATTGATTCCAGCGTGCTGCGCCAGAGCTTCGCCGTGTTCCTGTTCTTTGTCGCGTTGTTCTACGTCTGGCAGACCTGGCGTGCCGGTCGCGTTGCCGCCCGCCGCCAGCGGCCCGAGCAATCGCCGGAGCAGCGGTCGGAACAGCCTTCGGACAAGCACGCATCGGAACAGCGGTCGGAACATCCTTCGAACAAGCACGCGCCGCCGCGCCCGGTCCCAATCCTTACGCCACGTCGCGCAAGCGTGCTGGGCATGTTGTGCGGCACCTTGGGCGGCTTCTTCGGCGTGGGCGGCGCGGTGCTGGCCGTGCCCATCATCACGACGGTGTTTCGCATGTCGCAGACCACTGCGCAGGCCCTGGCGCTGTGCATGGTGATTCCCGGTTCAACCATTGCGCTGATCACCTACGCCTGGGCAGGGCAGGCCAACTGGATGGTGGGCCTGCCGATGGCGATCGGCAGTTTGCTGTTCGTGCCGGTCGGCGTGCGCCTGGCGTATAAGCTGCCCGAACGCAAGCTGCGAGTCTGCTTCGCGCTGCTGCTGTTCGCCACCGTCGCGTTGTTGGTATTCGAATCGTAG
- the radA gene encoding DNA repair protein RadA — protein MAKSRTVYVCADCGGTTPKWQGKCPHCNAWNTLEETVESSTPTAAAHRYAPLASASPVRSLSEIEARETPRQPTGLDEFDRVLGGGLVAGAVVLIGGDPGIGKSTLLLQALASLSASTNVLYVTGEESAEQVALRARRLDLQTGNVNLLAEIRLEAIQAAVSEQKPTVAVIDSIQTVYSGELSAAPGSVSQVRECAAQLTRLAKQTGIAIVMIGHVTKDGALAGPRVLEHIVDTVLYFEGDTHSSFRLVRAFKNRFGAVNELGVFAMTDRGLRGVANPSALFLSQHEQQVAGSCVMATQEGTRPLLVEIQALVDSSHAPNPRRLTVGLEGNRLAMLLAVLHRHAGVTTFDQDVFVNAVGGVRITEPAADLPVLLAIMSSLRDKPLPRGLIAFGEVGLAGEIRPAPRGQERLREAAKLGFSIALIPKANAPRQPIDGLEIWAVDRLDAALDKLR, from the coding sequence ATGGCCAAATCCCGAACCGTATATGTGTGCGCCGACTGCGGCGGCACCACCCCCAAGTGGCAGGGCAAATGCCCCCACTGCAATGCCTGGAACACGCTGGAAGAGACGGTGGAGTCATCCACTCCCACCGCCGCCGCGCACCGCTACGCGCCGCTGGCCTCGGCCAGCCCGGTTCGCAGCCTGTCCGAAATCGAAGCCCGCGAGACGCCCCGCCAGCCAACCGGGCTGGACGAATTCGACCGCGTGCTGGGCGGTGGCCTGGTGGCCGGCGCGGTCGTGCTGATCGGCGGCGACCCGGGTATCGGCAAGTCCACGCTGCTGCTGCAGGCGCTGGCTTCGTTGTCGGCAAGCACCAACGTGCTGTATGTCACCGGCGAGGAATCGGCCGAGCAGGTGGCGTTGCGCGCCCGCCGGCTGGACCTGCAAACCGGCAACGTCAACTTGCTGGCCGAGATCCGGCTGGAAGCCATCCAGGCAGCGGTATCCGAACAGAAGCCCACCGTGGCCGTGATCGACTCCATCCAGACCGTGTACAGCGGCGAATTGAGCGCCGCCCCGGGGTCGGTGTCACAGGTGCGCGAGTGCGCGGCCCAACTCACGCGTCTGGCCAAGCAGACCGGCATCGCCATCGTCATGATCGGCCACGTTACGAAAGACGGCGCGTTGGCCGGTCCCCGCGTGCTGGAGCACATCGTCGACACGGTGCTGTATTTCGAGGGCGATACGCATTCCTCGTTCCGCTTGGTGCGCGCGTTCAAGAACCGCTTCGGCGCGGTCAACGAGCTGGGCGTATTCGCCATGACCGACCGTGGCCTGCGCGGCGTGGCCAACCCGTCGGCGCTGTTCCTGTCTCAGCATGAACAACAGGTGGCGGGTTCGTGCGTGATGGCCACGCAGGAAGGCACGCGCCCGCTGCTGGTCGAGATCCAGGCGCTGGTCGACAGCTCGCACGCGCCCAACCCGCGCCGGCTGACGGTGGGACTGGAAGGCAACCGGCTGGCCATGCTGCTGGCCGTGCTGCACCGGCACGCCGGGGTCACCACGTTTGACCAGGACGTGTTCGTGAACGCGGTGGGCGGCGTGCGCATCACCGAGCCCGCGGCGGACTTGCCGGTGCTGCTGGCCATCATGTCATCGCTGCGCGACAAGCCGCTGCCGCGCGGCTTGATCGCCTTCGGCGAAGTCGGCCTGGCCGGCGAGATCCGCCCCGCGCCGCGCGGGCAGGAACGCCTGCGTGAAGCGGCCAAGCTGGGTTTTTCGATTGCTCTCATCCCGAAGGCCAACGCCCCGCGTCAACCCATCGACGGGCTGGAGATCTGGGCGGTGGACCGCCTGGATGCCGCGTTGGACAAACTGCGCTGA
- the hpaR gene encoding homoprotocatechuate degradation operon regulator HpaR, with translation MSPSFHHRNLPHLLLYARETLMAHFRPVLHAAGVTEQQWRVLRTLSETGAMEPNQIARSCQILSPSLTRMLAGMEEQGLIKRVRSSADQRRQEISLTPKSHKLIDRMRPHVDAKYQEIEAKIGKELLDRLYHDVDTMVALIKRDAPSSADAADSGDPA, from the coding sequence ATGAGTCCGAGCTTCCACCACCGCAATCTTCCCCACCTGCTGCTATACGCGCGCGAAACCCTGATGGCGCATTTTCGTCCCGTTCTGCACGCGGCCGGGGTCACCGAACAACAATGGCGGGTGTTGCGCACCCTGAGCGAAACGGGCGCAATGGAACCCAACCAGATCGCCCGCAGTTGCCAGATCCTAAGCCCCAGCCTGACCCGCATGTTGGCCGGCATGGAAGAACAAGGGCTGATCAAGCGCGTGCGCTCCAGCGCCGACCAGCGCCGCCAGGAAATATCCCTGACCCCCAAAAGCCACAAGCTGATCGACCGCATGCGCCCGCATGTGGATGCGAAATACCAGGAAATCGAGGCGAAGATCGGCAAGGAATTGCTGGACCGCCTGTATCACGACGTCGACACCATGGTGGCGCTGATCAAGCGGGATGCGCCGTCGTCGGCGGACGCCGCCGATTCCGGCGATCCCGCCTGA
- the hpaD gene encoding 3,4-dihydroxyphenylacetate 2,3-dioxygenase, whose translation MGKLALAAKVTHVPSMYLSELPGRHHGCRAAAIEGHRVIGQRCRDLDVDTIVVLDVHWLVNGGYHVNANHAFKGRYTSNELPHFIKDMDYAYGGNPELGRRIAECANAAGVGTRSHEIDSLELEYGTLVPMRYMNGDGRFKVVSVAAWCAWHALEDSRRFGAALRQAIDAGDSRVAVLASGSLSHRFNDNNSPEAAMHQISREFFRQVDLRVVDLWRQGDWKTFCAMLPEYAELCVGEGGMHDTAMLLGLLGWDGYDKPVEVVTDYFTSSGTGQINAIFPVPD comes from the coding sequence ATGGGTAAGCTTGCACTGGCGGCCAAGGTGACGCATGTGCCGTCGATGTATCTGTCGGAGCTACCCGGCAGGCACCATGGCTGCCGCGCGGCCGCCATCGAGGGCCACCGCGTGATCGGCCAGCGTTGCCGGGACCTGGACGTGGATACGATCGTGGTGCTGGACGTGCATTGGCTGGTGAACGGCGGCTATCACGTGAACGCCAACCACGCCTTCAAGGGCCGCTATACCAGCAACGAACTGCCGCATTTCATCAAGGACATGGACTACGCCTATGGCGGCAATCCCGAGCTGGGCCGCCGCATCGCCGAATGCGCCAATGCGGCGGGCGTGGGCACCCGCAGCCACGAAATCGATAGCCTGGAACTTGAATACGGCACACTGGTGCCCATGCGCTACATGAACGGCGACGGCCGCTTCAAGGTGGTGTCGGTGGCCGCGTGGTGCGCCTGGCACGCGCTGGAAGACAGCCGGCGCTTTGGCGCGGCCTTGCGCCAGGCCATCGACGCCGGCGACAGCCGCGTGGCGGTGCTGGCCAGCGGGTCCTTGTCGCATCGCTTCAACGACAACAACAGCCCCGAAGCCGCCATGCATCAGATCAGCCGCGAGTTCTTCCGGCAGGTGGATTTGCGCGTGGTCGACCTCTGGCGCCAAGGCGACTGGAAAACCTTCTGCGCCATGCTCCCGGAATACGCCGAGCTCTGCGTGGGCGAGGGCGGCATGCACGACACGGCCATGTTGCTGGGCTTGCTGGGCTGGGACGGCTACGACAAGCCGGTAGAGGTAGTGACCGACTACTTCACCAGTTCCGGCACGGGCCAGATCAACGCGATCTTCCCGGTGCCTGACTGA
- the hpaE gene encoding 5-carboxymethyl-2-hydroxymuconate semialdehyde dehydrogenase: MSIKHWINGKEVDSADRFVTYNPATGEAIDEVAAGGQTEIDAAVSAAAEAFPKWANTPAKERARLMRRLGELIDANVPQLAELETRDTGLPISQTRKQLIPRASENFNFFAEVCTRMNGHTYPVDDQMLNYTLYQPVGVCALVSPWNVPFMTATWKTAPCLALGNTAVLKMSELSPLTADQLGRLALEAGIPAGVLNVVQGYGAQAGDALVRHPGVRAISFTGGTVTGKKILASAGGIKKYSMELGGKSPVLIFDDADVERALDAALFTIFSLNGERCTAGSRIFVQQSIYDDFVRKFAERAQRLVVGDPTDEATHVGAMITRQHWEKVTGYIQLAEQEGARILAGGAGKPAGLPAHLAGGNFVRPTVLADVDNRMRCAQEEIFGPVACLIPFKDEAEGLALANDVKYGLASYIWTSDIGRAHRLARGIEAGMVFINSQNVRDLRQPFGGTKESGTGREGGEYSYEVFAEIKNVCVSMGSHHIPKWGV, translated from the coding sequence GTGAGCATCAAGCATTGGATCAACGGCAAAGAGGTCGACAGCGCCGACCGCTTCGTCACCTATAACCCCGCCACGGGTGAAGCCATCGACGAGGTTGCCGCGGGCGGCCAAACAGAGATCGACGCCGCCGTGTCCGCCGCCGCCGAGGCTTTTCCCAAATGGGCCAACACGCCCGCCAAGGAGCGCGCCCGCCTCATGCGCCGCCTGGGCGAACTGATCGACGCCAACGTCCCCCAATTGGCCGAACTTGAAACGCGGGACACGGGCCTGCCCATTTCGCAGACCCGCAAGCAACTGATTCCGCGCGCGTCCGAGAACTTCAATTTCTTTGCTGAAGTCTGCACCCGCATGAACGGCCACACCTATCCCGTGGACGATCAGATGCTGAACTACACGCTGTACCAGCCGGTGGGCGTATGCGCCTTGGTGTCGCCCTGGAACGTGCCGTTTATGACGGCCACCTGGAAAACGGCGCCGTGCCTGGCCTTGGGTAATACGGCCGTGTTGAAAATGTCGGAACTGTCACCGCTGACGGCCGACCAATTGGGCCGCCTGGCCCTGGAAGCCGGCATCCCCGCGGGTGTTCTGAACGTGGTGCAGGGCTACGGCGCCCAGGCGGGCGACGCGCTGGTGCGTCACCCCGGCGTGCGCGCCATCTCGTTCACGGGCGGCACGGTGACGGGCAAGAAGATCCTGGCCAGCGCGGGCGGCATCAAGAAATATTCGATGGAGCTTGGCGGCAAATCGCCCGTGCTGATTTTTGACGACGCCGATGTCGAGCGCGCGCTGGACGCCGCCTTGTTCACGATTTTTTCGCTGAACGGCGAACGCTGCACGGCGGGTTCGCGTATTTTTGTCCAGCAAAGCATCTACGATGATTTCGTGCGCAAATTCGCCGAGCGCGCGCAGCGCCTGGTGGTGGGCGACCCCACCGACGAGGCCACGCACGTGGGCGCGATGATCACGCGTCAGCATTGGGAAAAGGTCACCGGCTACATCCAGCTTGCCGAACAGGAAGGGGCGCGTATCCTTGCGGGCGGCGCGGGCAAGCCGGCGGGGTTGCCGGCCCACCTGGCGGGCGGCAATTTCGTGCGGCCCACGGTGCTGGCCGACGTGGATAACCGCATGCGTTGCGCGCAGGAAGAAATCTTCGGGCCAGTGGCCTGCCTGATCCCGTTCAAGGACGAAGCCGAAGGCCTGGCGCTGGCCAATGACGTCAAGTACGGTCTGGCGTCCTACATCTGGACCAGCGACATCGGCCGGGCACACCGCCTGGCGCGCGGCATCGAGGCGGGCATGGTGTTCATCAACAGCCAGAACGTGCGCGACCTGCGCCAGCCGTTCGGCGGCACCAAGGAATCGGGCACGGGACGCGAGGGCGGGGAATACAGCTACGAGGTATTCGCCGAAATCAAAAACGTGTGCGTGTCGATGGGCAGCCACCACATCCCCAAGTGGGGTGTGTGA
- a CDS encoding fumarylacetoacetate hydrolase family protein, whose amino-acid sequence MPHIWIEYSGNLTLDTHALMRTVQDAAVGDGSLFPLAGARTRALRVDDCLIVDGHPDNAFVHVVLRIGHGRSDAQKAALGERVFKALSAALAPHMAMRPLGISMQIEEADAVLNYKQNNYRDYLAARAAQAEAALAGPPRTVVGAALNTRQSLDALGDSVNAPPYKAAPRAPVLYIKPANTYARDGDTIALPADVDDVEVGACLGVVFSRRATRVSEASALDHVAGYRVVADLSVPHASYFRPALKQKCRDGFCPMGDTLTPASAVADPDALDIEVSVDGVVVQRASTADLVRPVARLIADVTQFMSFEAGDMLLVGAPHDAPRVRAGQRYDIRIVQVGTLGNTLAAAAL is encoded by the coding sequence ATGCCCCATATCTGGATTGAGTATTCGGGCAATCTGACCCTGGATACGCACGCGCTGATGCGCACGGTGCAGGACGCCGCCGTGGGCGACGGCAGCCTGTTTCCCCTGGCCGGCGCGCGCACCCGCGCCCTGCGGGTGGACGACTGCCTGATCGTCGATGGCCACCCCGACAACGCCTTCGTCCACGTCGTGCTGCGCATTGGCCATGGTCGCAGCGACGCCCAAAAAGCGGCCTTGGGCGAACGCGTATTCAAGGCGCTGAGCGCCGCGCTGGCGCCGCACATGGCCATGCGGCCGCTGGGCATTTCGATGCAGATCGAAGAAGCGGACGCGGTGCTGAACTACAAGCAGAACAATTACCGCGACTACCTGGCCGCGCGCGCCGCGCAGGCCGAGGCCGCCCTGGCAGGCCCGCCCCGCACCGTGGTCGGCGCCGCGCTCAATACGCGTCAGTCGCTGGACGCACTGGGCGACAGCGTCAACGCGCCGCCCTACAAAGCGGCGCCCCGCGCGCCCGTGCTCTACATCAAACCGGCCAACACCTATGCGCGCGACGGCGACACCATCGCCCTGCCCGCCGACGTGGATGACGTGGAGGTGGGCGCATGCCTGGGCGTAGTGTTCTCGCGCCGCGCCACGCGCGTGAGCGAAGCCAGCGCGTTGGACCATGTGGCGGGCTACCGCGTCGTGGCGGACTTGTCCGTGCCGCATGCCAGTTACTTCCGCCCCGCGCTCAAACAGAAATGCCGCGACGGCTTTTGCCCCATGGGCGACACGCTGACGCCCGCCTCCGCAGTGGCGGACCCCGATGCGCTGGATATCGAAGTGAGCGTGGACGGCGTAGTGGTGCAACGCGCCAGCACGGCCGATCTGGTGCGCCCCGTGGCGCGGCTGATTGCCGACGTGACGCAGTTCATGAGCTTCGAGGCCGGCGACATGCTGCTGGTGGGCGCGCCCCACGACGCACCGCGTGTGCGAGCCGGGCAACGCTACGACATCCGCATCGTGCAGGTGGGCACGCTGGGCAACACCCTGGCCGCGGCCGCACTCTGA
- a CDS encoding fumarylacetoacetate hydrolase family protein yields the protein MKHARIAYEGAIHRVTEADSAPGHVLLPDGRVLAEDAVTWLPPIEPRTTFTLAINYADHAKELAFKAPEEPLGFLKAANTFVGHRARTLRPADVAFMHYECELAVVIGKTAQRVTRANAYDYVAGYTVANDYALRDYLENWYRPNLRVKSRDTCTPLGPWLVDRDDVPDPMNLNLRTTVNGVETQRGNTRDMVFDVPALIEYFSSFMTLSPGDLILTGTPDGIVNVMPGDEVVTEIEGIGRLVNTLAAFPS from the coding sequence ATGAAACACGCACGCATCGCCTATGAAGGCGCCATCCACCGCGTCACCGAGGCGGACAGCGCCCCCGGCCACGTCCTGCTGCCGGATGGGCGCGTCCTGGCCGAAGACGCCGTCACCTGGTTGCCGCCCATCGAGCCCCGCACGACGTTCACGCTGGCCATCAACTACGCGGACCACGCCAAGGAACTGGCATTCAAGGCGCCCGAGGAACCGCTGGGTTTTTTGAAAGCCGCCAACACCTTCGTCGGCCATCGCGCACGCACGCTGCGCCCGGCCGACGTCGCGTTCATGCACTACGAATGCGAATTGGCGGTGGTCATCGGCAAGACGGCGCAGCGCGTCACGCGCGCCAACGCCTATGACTATGTGGCCGGCTACACCGTCGCCAACGACTACGCGCTGCGCGACTACCTTGAAAACTGGTATCGGCCGAACCTGCGCGTGAAAAGCCGTGACACCTGCACGCCGCTGGGGCCTTGGCTGGTGGATCGCGACGACGTGCCCGACCCCATGAACCTGAACCTGCGCACCACCGTCAACGGCGTTGAAACGCAGCGCGGCAACACGCGCGACATGGTGTTCGACGTGCCCGCGCTGATCGAGTATTTCAGCAGCTTCATGACCTTGTCGCCCGGTGACCTGATCCTGACCGGCACGCCGGACGGCATCGTCAACGTGATGCCCGGCGATGAAGTCGTGACTGAAATCGAAGGAATCGGAAGACTGGTCAATACCCTGGCCGCCTTCCCGTCGTAA